In a single window of the Nocardioides sp. L-11A genome:
- a CDS encoding MlaD family protein, whose amino-acid sequence MSRRATPAEAAAATARMWRRRIRVAQSLILVILVAGVVYVADTVVGGSLFHHPTTVTVELPQAAGLHEGSVVTYRGQRIGEVSDIRLSAEEGVGVVATLKIDSGVRVPRGSAMEVRNLSAVGEQYLDVRPTTDRGPYLADGARVPVSATSVPLGVPDVLAHAQELMAHLDVADVRTIATETAAIFGDGEQDVDLRALAIELESAFAMLRRLEPDLTRLARRAQTPLTTLADLSPEIRRLSADLEAVARSLAAAAPSVRRTVAHAIDLLPRLQRWWRGAAPDLRRMLRDGVPVTEMAARHRRGLQHWLDWAPLQADVMAGSTRDGSGRVLLVPRILKNCVYDRSVQRDVQDTSRREPRTDVRCTDPPQGTQGRGSAAVPQQ is encoded by the coding sequence ATGAGCCGGCGCGCCACGCCCGCCGAGGCGGCCGCCGCCACCGCCCGGATGTGGCGCCGCCGGATCCGGGTCGCGCAGAGCCTGATCCTGGTGATCCTGGTCGCCGGTGTCGTCTACGTCGCCGACACGGTCGTCGGCGGCTCCCTCTTCCACCACCCGACCACCGTCACCGTCGAGCTGCCCCAGGCGGCCGGGCTGCACGAGGGGTCCGTGGTGACCTACCGCGGGCAGCGGATCGGCGAGGTCAGCGACATCCGCCTCAGCGCCGAGGAGGGCGTCGGCGTCGTCGCGACCCTCAAGATCGACTCCGGAGTCCGCGTCCCCCGCGGCAGTGCGATGGAGGTGCGCAACCTGTCGGCGGTCGGCGAGCAGTACCTCGACGTGCGCCCCACGACCGACCGGGGGCCCTATCTCGCCGACGGGGCGCGGGTGCCGGTGTCCGCCACGAGCGTCCCCCTGGGCGTGCCCGACGTGCTCGCCCACGCCCAGGAGCTGATGGCCCACCTCGACGTCGCCGATGTGCGGACCATCGCCACCGAGACCGCCGCGATCTTCGGCGACGGCGAGCAGGACGTCGACCTGCGCGCGCTGGCGATCGAGCTGGAGAGCGCGTTCGCGATGCTGCGCCGGCTCGAGCCCGACCTCACCCGGCTGGCCCGCCGGGCGCAGACGCCGCTGACCACCCTGGCCGACCTGTCCCCCGAGATCCGTCGGCTCTCCGCCGACCTGGAGGCGGTCGCGCGCTCGCTCGCCGCGGCCGCACCGAGCGTCCGGCGCACGGTCGCGCACGCGATCGACCTGCTGCCGCGACTGCAGCGCTGGTGGCGCGGCGCGGCACCCGACCTGCGCCGGATGCTCCGCGACGGCGTCCCCGTCACGGAGATGGCCGCGCGCCATCGCCGTGGCCTCCAGCACTGGCTGGACTGGGCGCCGCTCCAGGCCGACGTGATGGCCGGCAGCACCCGCGACGGCAGCGGTCGGGTGCTCCTGGTGCCGCGCATCCTCAAGAACTGCGTCTACGACCGCAGCGTCCAGCGCGACGTCCAGGACACCAGCCGCCGCGAGCCCCGCACCGACGTGCGGTGCACCGACCCGCCGCAGGGCACCCAGGGCCGCGGCTCCGCCGCGGTCCCTCAGCAGTAG